Sequence from the Leptospira dzoumogneensis genome:
TTCTCCGCCCTGGATTTTTCGGAAATCATAATTACAGGAACGCGGAAGTTGCACTTAGAGTATGCGAAGAAATATTAAAGAAAGAGAATATTCCTAAGGCAAAAGAAAAGTTGCTGGATGCATTGGAATCCTTTCCAGGCGTAAAACGTAGACAAGAGATCCTATTCGAGTCTGCGAAAAGTATCCTGATCGAAGACTTTGCCCACCATCCTGTTGCGGTGGAGGAAACAATCCGCTCCGTTAAACAAAGATTTCCAGGTTTTAAAATTATCAGCTTATTCGAACCAAGAAGCGCTACTTCTCACCGTAACGTTTTCCAAAAAGAATACTCTTTTGCGTTTAAGGGTTCCGCTGTGACCATGATCACCGAAATTTATAATCTGAAAAAGGTCTCCAAGGATTCTCGTTTGGACGTGAAAAAGCTGATCCTGAAACTTCCAAAACATTCAGGTACCCTTCCATTTTACTGCAAGGACCCCAAGGATCTGGTCCAGAAAGTTCGGAAAATCCTTCCCCAATTCGAGAAGGATAAAATCCTGATCCTAGCGATGTCCAATGGGGCTTTCGGCGGAATTTATCCTTCTTTGAAGGAATTGGTCGGATCTAGAAAATGAATCTATCGGAAGAATTAGACAAAATTTTTGAAGAAGCGAATCGTTTGATCGGGTCTTCCGTGGACGAAGCGGATCTAGACAAAAACAAGAACGAGTATCTTGGCAAAAAAGGTAAGCTCACCTCTGTTCTTAAAAACCTTGCTTCTCTATCTATCGAAGAAAAGAAAACGGTAGGCCAAAAGGCAAACGACTTATCCAAAAGTCTGGAAGAGATCGTTTCCAAGACTAGAGAAAATCTAAAGACCAAAGGTTTTAGAGAACAATCCGAAAAAGAATGGTTCGACGTTCTCCGCCCTCAAGGAGAGAGCGAGCCAGGCACATTACATCCTATTACAAAAATTCAATATGAGATCGAGGACATTTTTACCTCGATGGGTTTCGAGATCTGGGACGGACCAGAAGTAGAGACGGACTTTAACAATTTCGGTGCTTTGAATTTTACCGAGGATCACCCTGCAAGAGATATGCAGGATACTTTTTATTTGGAAAATGGGAACCTTCTCCGCACTCATACATCCGCCATCCAAGTTCGTGCATTAAGAAAATTGAAACCACCTTTCAAGATCATAGGACCCGGCCGTGTTTTCCGTTATGAAGAAGTGGACGCATCTCACGAAACATCTTTCTATCAGATAGAAGGTATGGTAGTCGGTAAAGATATTTCCGCAGGAAATATGCTCTATACGATGGAAGTCCTGCTTTCACGGGTTTTTGAGAAGGAAGTAAAAACTAGACTAAGACCGGGGTTTTTCCCATTCGTAGAACCTGCATTCGAGTTGGATATCAACTGTCAGGTTTGCGGAGGAAGCGGTTGTTCCGTATGTAAACAATCAGGTTGGTTGGAATTAATGCCTTGCGGTTTGGTACACCCGAACGTTTTCAAATTGAACGGTTTAGATCCTAAAGAATGGACCGGTTTTGCATTCGGGCTCGGACTAGATAGATTGGTCATGATGAAATACGGGATCCATGATATCCGCTATCTTCATTCAGGCAATCTAAGATTCTTAAAACAATTCTAATATGATTATCACTCCGATCCAAACCAGATGGAACGATTTGGATCCTTTCGCTCATGTGAATAATGCAAGATACATGTCCTATTTTGAAATAGGAAGAGTAGACTATTGTTCTAAGAAATTTAATACAAGAGATATCTATGATGTTCCATTCCTGCTCGCAAGAATGGAAGTGGATATGTTCAAAGCGGTGGAACTATTTCATCCTATAGAAGTTTGGACCTGCGTTTCTAAAATCGGGAATAAGTCCTGGGACTTTACTTCATTGATACGACATTCGGAAACAAAGGACATTTTTACGAAGGCAAAAACGGTCCAAGTATCTTATGATCATAGGAACAAAACATCTATACCGATCCCTGACTGGATCCGTAAAATTTTGGAAGAGGATTTGGAGATATTCAAAACCACTTTCGGAAAAGCGGATTGAATTCTCCATTTTTATAACCATATCCAGATCTATCAATCTTCTCCCATCGGAAGCTCTAAAGGTTTTCCTGTTTCGGCTAAACTTTTGATAGAAGATAGAACTCTCGCCCATCCCCCATCTGCAGAACGTTCGTAAGAAGGATCTCCTTCTTTAATTTGATCGTTTACTAGTTTCAACCTGGTCAATTTTCCATACGGTTCCAAAGTATAGATCGTTCTGGACTCAAAGTTTTTATAATGTTCTCCGTATACGGAGCCTACTAAAAGTGTCATGGATAGAATTTTGTTCGGAACAATTTCCAAAATTTTTCCTTCTACATGAACTGTTCTGTCTCCTGAAAGGCCTGGACCAATATAAGCATAATTACTTCCCGTTTTGAAATCGGATTCGATCCCGCATCCGTGAAAAATTTTGCTACTTTCTTCTTTAGAGACTAGAATGTTCCAAACCAGTTCGGGTTTAGCCGCTATATAAATTTCAACTTTGATTTCCATATTATCTCCTAAGTTCGATCCGATCGATCTTACTTCTCGTTTTGTAAGAAGAATAGCAGAGCACTAAACAAAAAGATTGTAAAAACGCGACAAATGCGGAGAATTTGGAAGAATTCAATCCAGGGTCCTATCTTGAAGACAGACTTAAACAAACCAAAAGGGATCATCAAATCTTTCGCTGGAGAGAATTGGAGTTTAACAAGAAGCGCTCCTTCTCATGGTTTAAGTTTTTTCGTAGAACATTATTGGTCCGTGCGTTGGGATATGAGAGAATCCGGACCTAAGGTACAGGAAAATCTTCCTCATCCTTCCGTTCATTTGGTCTTCGAAAAAGAGAACACTAAAATTTTCGGAGTGGTCAGCGGCAGATTTTCACAAAGGTTAGAAGGAGAAGGTCGTGTATTCGGGATCAAATTCAGGCCCGGAGCATTCTACCCTTTTTATAAAAAATCAGTTTCGGAGATCACAGACACGACGATCCGGATCGAAGAAGTTTTTGGGATCCCTACAGAGCCGTTAGAAAGAGAAGTATTCGAGTTGGATTCGGAATCCGATCTAGTACAATTTGCGGAAAACTTTTTATATGAAAGACTTCCGGAACAAGACGAAACAATTACTTGGATCAACGATCTCACAGAAAAAGTCTCTAATGATAGATCTATCTTAAAAGTAGAGGATATGGTCAAACTCTCCGGAGTGAACAAACGATCTTTGCAACGTATCTTCAATCAATATGTGGGAGTAGGGCCCAAATGGGTGATCAATCGTTATAGAATGTTCGAGATCTTAGATCGGATTACAAAAGATACGGATTGGGTCGAGTTAGCATTAGAATTAGGATATTTCGACCAGGCTCATTTTATAAAAGATTTCAAAAGAATGGTCGGCAAAAGTCCGGAAGAGTATTCCAAAAGTATTCCCGAATCTTAAGTAGATCTATAACCTGGGGGATAAGTTGGATTTCCCACAGAGGCAATAAATTCTTTACAAAATCCGAAAAATCTCCATCGTTTGCTTCCTTTTGGAACTCACGATGAAACGAAACTTATTTACGATCTTATTATTAACCTTCTCCATTCCCTTATGGTCACAAACGGCCAATCTTTGGCAGACGATCGTGGGAGGAGAACAATACTCCGGCATGACCGCAAAGGATTGTCCTGAAGATCTTCCCGGTAGCTTTGTAATTTTAAAAGATGGAAGCTCGGTCATCATCGGATCTGCAAACGATTGCGGAAGGATGGATACGAATTCCTTAGCGGAGAAAAGAAAATATTCTAACGCTTGGGCGGCTAAGATAGACGTGAACGGGAATCCCGTTTGGTGGAGATATTTGTTCACAAACAAACCGGTCGATCTAGGCGGATACACTCAATTCGTTTTGAATCATGAAAGTGTATATGCAAAACTTTCCAAAGAAACTTCCGACGGCGGATTCGTAACGATAGGCACAATGGGTTCCGTCGAAAAGAAACAACTCGTCTTCATAAAATACGATTCAGAAGGTAAACTTATTTGGGACAAATATCTTTTACCTAAAGACTTCTGTGATTCTTTCTGCGGAGAAACGGATGTAGGAGTCTATCATCTTCACGAACTTTCCAGTGGAAAATGGACCGCAATCGTTTCCGTCCAAGCTAGAGTGGAAAGAGAAACGGTAGAAGGTAACAAAACCACGATCTCAAGTACTATCGAGACCGCTTATTTATTCGTAAGATTTTCTAAAGACGGGGATCTAAAGTTCATAAAACAATTAAAAGATATTAAAAATTTTCCGGAAACTAGTTTAGGATTTTCTGATGGAGGAGTTCTTCTTGCCGAGAATACAAGTATCCAATCCGGAAAGGAATCCCAAAAAGACGTAATTTTACATAAGATAGATGAAGATGGAAAACCTGTTTGGAAAAAACAGTACGGCAAACCGGGTATAGAAGAGTGGGCCTCTAAGATCATTCCTGCTTCCGATGGGAATCTACTTTTTGCAGGAGCTGTAACTCCAAGTCCGAGAAATACTCAGACCTGGCTTATGAAGTTAAATCAAAATGGAGATATAATCTGGGAAACAGTCCAAAAAACGGAAGGTCTCGGATTTTTAACCGATATTATAGAGTCTCCAGAAAAAGATTTTATGGCGCTTTCTGCCGATGGAGAAGGCCCATTACGTTTGGTAAAATTCTCTGCGGAAGGTAAAAAACTTTGGGAGAAAAAACAAACCAAAAGATTGTATTTGGCCCATCGTATCCTGAATGTTCCGGATGGATTTATCATCGAGGCGTACACAAAAGGAAAACCTGCGATCTATATCGATGCACTCTTGATCAGAACAGATAAGGAAGGAAATGTTTCTAAGGATGCTGTTCGGAAAAATTTTCCGAATTAAGAATTTATAATATAATAAGAGAGAGCCGGGTTATTCCACACAGTTTACCTGGCATTCCGCTCCCGCTTTTTTCAGGATCTTAACTATATTCGGATTTTCGTATCGATTCTTTTGGACCGCCCAATCCATAGGAGTCCAGCCGATATTATCCTTTTCGTTTACTCTTGCTCCCGCCTGGATCAATAATTTTAAGGATTCAGGATCTCCGCTTTCCGCCGCCTTATGGACAGGCGTCCATCCTTCGTCGTTTTTTAGATTCAGATCGGATCCTCTTTGCAAAAGTAATCTTGTGATCTCAGGAAATTGAACTGCTAAGTGTAAAGGAGTCATACCGTCATTTCGAGTCGCATTCGGATCTGCTCCCGATCTTAAGAATAAGGTGCATAACTCGTAAAATCCGTGAAGAACCGCTCTGTGCAGAGGAGTTTCACCTTCTCCGTTTTTGGAATTTAATTCCGCTCCGATCTGCAAAAGGAACGAAGATACTTCATAATATCCGAAACCTGCGGACTTATGCAGAGGAGTATTATCTAAATAATCTTTTGTATTCGGGTCGGAACCTCTTAATACAAATCGATTGATATCATCTATTTTTCTTTGGCGAACTGATTCAAAAAAATCCGAATCTAAACTAGCATCTGTTTTGATTGAGTTCCTTAAAATTTTTAAGGAATCGGGACTGATCAGTATAGTATCAGTTTCCGCCAATCTTTGAGCCGCGTTTTTGCCGGAGTCGGATTGGATAGAATTCGGATTGGCTCCTAACTTGATACATGTATCCACTTGTGTTTTGGATTTTTTATCGATTCCTTCATGAAGAAGAAGGTCCGCTGTTTCCTGATCGAATAAATTTTTACCAACCTGGGGGGCCGCCTTGGTCCGGAAATGATTGAAATACTTGATCTGTTCTTCCGAAACAAATTCGGATCTAGCTAAAATTTCCAGGATCTGTTTGAAACCTTCTCCTATCTTTTCTATATAATTTTTTTTACGATCAGGATCCGATTCTAACGCTTCTGCAAGAAAAAATTTTTCTAGGCTTTGGTAGAGTCCTGATAATTTACTTTGTAAATAAGATCTTCCTGTAGTTTCGGAAGTTAGGATCTTTCTTTCGACCCTTGCTTTTAATGCGGAAGATTCCGGTCCGGACTTTAATTTGATAAGTTCACTTCGAACGGATCTATAGTTTAAAATAGCTCCGGTAAAATCAAAATCCGCATAAAGTCTGTCTCCTTCCTTCTCTTGGAGACCGAAGATCAAAAAATTCAGCTTTTCGATCCGATCATCCAATGCTTTTTCGAATTCGGACAATCTAAAGGAAGAAGGTGTTTTGGTAGTGTATTCTTTTCTGAGATCCTTATACTCTTCGCTTAATTTTTTCAAAAAGGAAATTTCTCCGCCTTTTCCGGCAGATAAGTCCATTGAAGAAAACTTATCCTTATACATTAAAAAATAAGAATTTGATATTTTGCCTCGGATATTTTTTAGATAATCCGACATCTCGGTTTTGGATCTGTCCGAAAGCCTTTGTTCTAATGCGTTTAAGGTGTCCACATATTCTGGGATAGATTTTTCATAGAGTTTTTCTTTTACAAGATCATCCGCTTTTGAAAGTTTTGGCCGGATGGTTTCTATAAAACTTTTGGCACTTTGGTCTTCTATTTTGAAATTTAGAACATTGATCTCGCCTGTTTTATCGTCTTGTACCTTAAAACTGGGAAATTCTATCTTCTCCACCGCTCCCGGAAATGCTGCCGCAAAATTGATCGCATATCTTGGATCGATCAGTTTGCGGCCGGCTTCGGAAGAATAGTAATCGATTTGGTACTCAGGAAATTCCAGGTCGAAAGAGGTTTTGATCGTATAAGTTAACGCAACAGAATCCCTTTTTTGGGACCTTAAATTGATCTTATAACCTTTATTTGTTTGAAAGATCGTGCCTGAAATTAACTCATCCGCATCGATCGCATCCGCGATCTGTTTCATACAGATCTCGTCGCTGCAGTTTAGCTTTTGATTTAGCTCCACTTGTTTGAGAAGTGCTGCCAATGAATCGTCATCAGCTATATTGTATCTTCCTTCAAAATTTTTTAATATAGAGTTGATGATACCGTTCCTGAATCTGCTTTCTAGATATTTTGGAACTCCATTTTCTAATTTGAGCTTATGGATATAGATCTTCTGGACTGAATTTTCTTTGGAGAAAAGTTCCGAGCTGGAGAGAAGGAAAAATAAAAAGACGCAAGCAATTTTTAAAAAAACGCCTTTTGTAGGAGTTCCTACATCATAGGATTGCCGATCAACATTCACATTAGAGTCAACCAATAACCAAGCCAGCGACTTTACAAAAAAATTTCCCAAAGGATTATCTCCTATTTTCCAGAACGGAAATCATTTTGGACCAGTTTTCCTTAGTGTATCCGTATTCTTTGAATAGGACGTTTTTCTTTTGGACCACCATGGTTGTAGGAGTTCCCGGAAATTCTAAAAGTCTCATACTGGTTTGTAGACTATCAAAATATAAAGAGGCTTGTTTTTTGATCCCAAGTTCATTCGCTAATTTGGAAACGGAACTAGGATCATCTCCTACAAAAACGATCCAAAGATGTAGTTTTCTTTTTGGATGAGAGCCGTTCCATTTTTTAGAATATTCTAATAGATTCGGGACTTCTTCTTTGCAAGGAGGGCAATCCGAGCTAGTAAAATTTAGAATTACTAGATCTTCTTCCGGAATTTGGTTAAGTTCTTGGTATAATGTTTTTCTTTCTAGATCCAAGGAATAGAGTGGAATGTTTTGGATCTCGTTTTGATCTTTTGGACCGGCGGTTAAACTTCCAATAGAAAGTAATGAGATCAGAAACCAAAGGATCGTTTTCATACAAAAAACCAAAAGGGATTTCCCTTTTGGAAATTGGACCCTGGCAGCTTAAGATTTACTCCCAGGGTTTTTGGATTTGGAATGAAGTTATGAAAATTCGGAGTGGATTTTGGATCAGTTAATCTTCTTCGCTTGAAAAAGTGAAAACGAAAGATGCTAAGATACATAGGACGGATTGATAGAAAACCCAAAGCCAGATCAGTTTTACCGGGAATGCGCCTGTAAATTGAGAGATCGCTAAAGCGGGTGCCACGAAAGCAGCGATAGAAAAACAAATCCCTAAAAGTAATCCGCCTAAAAGTCCGTAAGGCAAAGCAGGTCTAACAAGAGATGCTAATATTCCAATGAAGAATACTTCTAATAGATCCGCAACGATAGGTCCTATCCAAAATACTTGGGACATAGGAACGAAAAAGTTTTTTAAGTTCGGATCAAAGTAGAATGTGGAGAATAATAAAGTTCTAAGGGAAACCGAGGCTACTTCCCAAATTCCAAGAGCTACGAAGAACCTAAGTAAGAATTGATTCCAATCTTTTGCCGTGCGTAAACCCATATAAACGAAAAGCCCGGACTTGCCGGGCTTTTCCATTCTTTTTTTTAGAAGGAAATTATTTTCCGACTACGAACACGTAATTGGTGGTTGCTGATCCGCCGATATTGAGCATCAGTCCGTTTTTCGCGCCTTCTACTTGGTAATCACCTGCGGTACCGGTAACTTGTTTGTAGATGTCTAACATCATTCTAACACCGGAAGCTCCCACAGGGTGTCCCGCTCCGATAAGTCCACCGGATGGGTTGATCGGTTTTTTACCGTGGAAATCGATCACTCCATCTTCGATTGCTTCGTGTTCTTTACCGGGTTGAGTGATCCCGAAAGCGGAGATCGCTGCATACTCGGAAGAAGTGAAACAGTCGTGAGTTTCGAATACGTCGATGTCCTTAGTGTTCATACCGGAACGATCGAATGCATCTTTAACGGTTTGGCGAGTCCAAGGAAGAACCCATTTGTCACCTTTAGATTCTGCAACTTTCGCTTCGAAAGTGATTGGAGCAACTCTGTGTCCCCATCCTTTGATCTTAGGATAAGCGGAAAGTTTCGTTCCTTTTTTCTTAGCGAATTCTTCCGCGTAATTCTTATTAGCAAGAACTACTAACGCAGCTCCGTCGGTTACCTGAGAACAGTCGGTGATCGCAAGACGTCCACCCACTGCCATATTGAACTCTCCGCCTCTTGAGTTTGCGTGTTCATTATTCATGAACCAAGAGCGAGTTTGAGCTTTAGGGTTACGTTTTGCGTTTGCGTAATTGATCCTGGAAATTTCAGCAAGAGCTCCCATATAACGTTTTTCATCTAACTTATAACGCTCTAAAAGAACGTCTGCGAGTTTTCCGAAAAGTTTAGGGAATGGGAATTGAACTCCCTTAGCTTCTTTTTCGTAATAAGCTGCTGTTCCTAAGAAGTCTCCTCCAACGGAAGAAGAAACTGTCTTCATGATCTCCATACCGACAACGATCGCTACATCATAATCTTTAGCGCGAAGTTTAGTTTGAGCTGCATCTAAAGCAACAGATCCGGAAGCACAAGCTGCTTCATAACGAGCGCCTGGAACTCCGAAGAAACAAGGATCTACTTCGGTTAAGAAAGCGCCCAAATGTCCTTGGACTGCATATTGTTCCGCATCGAAGTTTCCGATGAAAACACCGATACGATTTTGTTTGTTTAACTTTTTGATTTCGTCAGGAGTAAGACCAACTTTTTCTAGTCCGTCTTGAACGGCTTCCCTGAACAAGGACATGAAGGTTTTTCCTTCTTTAGTCCAGTTACGCTGGAAATCTGTTTGTTCTCCGCCGAGTACGTAAACTGCATCTTTCATGTAATCTTTCCTCCCTTATTATCCTTTAAAAAGAGAACGAGCGTCTAAAATATCTTTCAATTGATAGAAAGGTTTTCCCGCTTTCGCTTTTGCCAATACTTCCGGAACAGGAAGTTTTGCTTTAGTGATTAGACTGATTGCTTCCTTAGGTCCGCCTAAGAAGTCTACGAATGCAGATGCAGGCGCCCAGTTAAATCCGGTTCCCATTGCAAGGTCGCTCATTTCTTTAGTATCTACAACTTCTCCCACGATGGAAAGAGAGTAGCTTACATAACGAGCGATAAAGTAACGAGCGATGTCCGCTTCCAGACCTTTCGCTTCTTTTACGATATTCATTGCGCCGATATAATCAGCTTCGCCTATTCTGCTGTTAGCTGCTTTGATAAAAGGAATATCAAATTTAGGGACCGGAACATATAGGTCACCTTTGATATCATAATACAATTTTTCCTTTTTACCATCAGGAGTTTTGGTCATTTTATAAAGACCTTGTCCGGACTTTCTTCCTAAGTCGCCTTTATCGATCAACTTTTGGAAATAACCGGGAAGTTTGAATGTAGAATGTGCAGCATCTTTAGTCATCTCATAGAGGTTGTCTACGATCGCTTTGTGAACATCTAAACCGACAAAGTCGGCAGTGTCCAAAGGTGCCATTGCTCTTCCGGTGTATCCGCTCATGATCGCGTCGATAAGAGCGATACCACCTTTGTCGGAATATTCTTCCGCTTTGATAGCAGCTTCATTGATCAATTGGAATCCGATCCTGTTACCTGCGAATGCCGGAGTATCATTCGTATAAACTACGGCGCGTCCCAGAGTTTTATCCAGATACTCGCCTAGTTTTTTAGTAACTTTTTTGTCGTTTCCTGCGTGAGTTACCAATTCACAAAGGATCATTTTATACGGAGGGTTGAAGAAGTGAGTTCCGTAATAATGTTTTTTACCGTCTTCGTCGAAAGCATCCGCTAGACGAGCGATAGAAAGACCGGAAGAAACAGTGGATACGATAGTACCCGGTTTACGAGCTTTCGCGATCCTTTTGTTGATCGGTTCTTTTACTTCATAACTTTCTGCAACAAGCTCGAAAACCCAATCGGATTCGGAGACTGCTTTTTCCAGGTCTTGGTCATAAGAACCAGGAATTAATCTAGGACGGATAGTGTCCGTTTTGATGGAAGAAATTGCTTTTTCGATCCCTTCTTTAGCCTTGTTTACGTCACGGGCTAACATATGGACTTTCGCTTTGCCGAAGGCTGCTACGATTGCTGCGGATCCGGCGCCCATTGTCCCATTTGCGCCAAGAACGGTTACGGTTTTGATTTCCCTCATGGAATTATACCAACATCTCGGTTTTTATAGAGTTAAGTCCTTGTTTAAAACAGGCTTTTTAGAGGGAAAGGCTTTTTTCTCCTTCGAAGCGCCTGCTTTAGCCGTTATCTATAAGACTTTGTAGAACGGTCGTTACGTTCGAAATAAACACTGTTCTTCAAAAAAATCGAATTTTCTCTCAAATCCGGGAAGGTTTTAGGATTTGAAGAAGTAGCCGAGTCCTTTAAAGAGTTTAGAACTCACTCAAATAGGGGAAGGATTTTGGGGCATTTATCATCCTTCTTTGCCGTATTATTATAAGGTTTCCCGCTTGCCTCTTCTTACATTAGAATAAAATGATTCCGATAATTTGTATTGATAAGCGAAACAATTGTCAGGAATTATTCGGGGGAACCTTTTCTATGATCTTAGAAAAGAGCTTATTAGATATACTTTGGGTCTTGGTGTGTTCGGGACTGGTGCTAATCATGCAAGGTGGTTTCCTTGTATTAGAATCCGGACTTACTAGAGCCAAGAACTCGATTAACGTTGCTATCAAGAACGTGGCCGACTTCGGAGTAGCCACTCTTCTTTTTTATACATTCGGATTCGGGCTCATGTTCGGAGTCACTTGGAACGGTCTCATAGGAACTTCTTTATTCGCTCCTGTGTTTCCGGAAGGTAAGGCTTGGCCTCCGACCTTCTTCTTATTCCAATTAGTTTTCTGCGGAACTTCCGCTACGATAGTCTCTGGAGCAGTTGCAGAAAGATTAAAATTCCATTCTTATCTATTTGCCACCGCTCTTATCTCGGGAGTGATCTATCCTATTGCAGGTCATTGGTGTTGGGGAGGAAGTCTGACTGATGAGAATCATGGTTGGCTGGCAGTGAGAGGATTTCACGACTTCGCAGGTTCTACTTTAGTTCATAGTGTGGGCGGTTGGGTATCACTTTCACTTCTTCTTATAGTAGGAGCAAGGATAGGAAGATTCCCGGAGAATGAACCGCCTAAGGCTGTGACCGGAAGTAATTTACCTATGGCGATGTTAGGCGGAATTCTTCTTTGGTTCGGATGGATGGGATTCAATGGGGGAAGTACCTTAGGTTTTAATGAAAAAGTTCCGGGAATTATATTAAATACGATCATCTCTTCCGGATTTTCTCTCATGGTTGCGATGTTGGCTGCATGGTTGATCAAAGGATTTCCGGAAGCGACTGCTCCTCTAAACGGATCCTTGGCTGGACTAGTTGCGATCACCGCCGGAGCGGATTGTTTTACCCCGGTTCAATCAGCGATCATCGGTAGTATCGCAGGCTTATTCGTTCTTCCGGCAGAAAAACTTTTAGAAAAACTCAAGATAGACGATGCGGTAGGAGCGATCCCGGTCCACTTGATCGGAGGGATTTGGGGAACGATTGCAGTAGGAATTTTCGGCGATCTGAACCTGATCGGTCATAATGTTACGAGGTCCTCTCTTCTTCTTACCCAGATCGTTGGAATACTTGCTGTGGGAGGATTTGCATTCGGACTTTCCTTGCTGATCTTCTACCTGATTAATAAATTTTTCCCTCTCCGGGTGGATGGGGACGAAGAGAGAATGGGCCTAAATATCTC
This genomic interval carries:
- a CDS encoding acyl-CoA thioesterase — encoded protein: MIITPIQTRWNDLDPFAHVNNARYMSYFEIGRVDYCSKKFNTRDIYDVPFLLARMEVDMFKAVELFHPIEVWTCVSKIGNKSWDFTSLIRHSETKDIFTKAKTVQVSYDHRNKTSIPIPDWIRKILEEDLEIFKTTFGKAD
- the pheS gene encoding phenylalanine--tRNA ligase subunit alpha, producing MNLSEELDKIFEEANRLIGSSVDEADLDKNKNEYLGKKGKLTSVLKNLASLSIEEKKTVGQKANDLSKSLEEIVSKTRENLKTKGFREQSEKEWFDVLRPQGESEPGTLHPITKIQYEIEDIFTSMGFEIWDGPEVETDFNNFGALNFTEDHPARDMQDTFYLENGNLLRTHTSAIQVRALRKLKPPFKIIGPGRVFRYEEVDASHETSFYQIEGMVVGKDISAGNMLYTMEVLLSRVFEKEVKTRLRPGFFPFVEPAFELDINCQVCGGSGCSVCKQSGWLELMPCGLVHPNVFKLNGLDPKEWTGFAFGLGLDRLVMMKYGIHDIRYLHSGNLRFLKQF
- a CDS encoding 3-hydroxyacyl-CoA dehydrogenase family protein; protein product: MREIKTVTVLGANGTMGAGSAAIVAAFGKAKVHMLARDVNKAKEGIEKAISSIKTDTIRPRLIPGSYDQDLEKAVSESDWVFELVAESYEVKEPINKRIAKARKPGTIVSTVSSGLSIARLADAFDEDGKKHYYGTHFFNPPYKMILCELVTHAGNDKKVTKKLGEYLDKTLGRAVVYTNDTPAFAGNRIGFQLINEAAIKAEEYSDKGGIALIDAIMSGYTGRAMAPLDTADFVGLDVHKAIVDNLYEMTKDAAHSTFKLPGYFQKLIDKGDLGRKSGQGLYKMTKTPDGKKEKLYYDIKGDLYVPVPKFDIPFIKAANSRIGEADYIGAMNIVKEAKGLEADIARYFIARYVSYSLSIVGEVVDTKEMSDLAMGTGFNWAPASAFVDFLGGPKEAISLITKAKLPVPEVLAKAKAGKPFYQLKDILDARSLFKG
- a CDS encoding SRPBCC domain-containing protein, which translates into the protein MEIKVEIYIAAKPELVWNILVSKEESSKIFHGCGIESDFKTGSNYAYIGPGLSGDRTVHVEGKILEIVPNKILSMTLLVGSVYGEHYKNFESRTIYTLEPYGKLTRLKLVNDQIKEGDPSYERSADGGWARVLSSIKSLAETGKPLELPMGED
- a CDS encoding acetyl-CoA acetyltransferase, which produces MKDAVYVLGGEQTDFQRNWTKEGKTFMSLFREAVQDGLEKVGLTPDEIKKLNKQNRIGVFIGNFDAEQYAVQGHLGAFLTEVDPCFFGVPGARYEAACASGSVALDAAQTKLRAKDYDVAIVVGMEIMKTVSSSVGGDFLGTAAYYEKEAKGVQFPFPKLFGKLADVLLERYKLDEKRYMGALAEISRINYANAKRNPKAQTRSWFMNNEHANSRGGEFNMAVGGRLAITDCSQVTDGAALVVLANKNYAEEFAKKKGTKLSAYPKIKGWGHRVAPITFEAKVAESKGDKWVLPWTRQTVKDAFDRSGMNTKDIDVFETHDCFTSSEYAAISAFGITQPGKEHEAIEDGVIDFHGKKPINPSGGLIGAGHPVGASGVRMMLDIYKQVTGTAGDYQVEGAKNGLMLNIGGSATTNYVFVVGK
- a CDS encoding ankyrin repeat domain-containing protein, yielding MGNFFVKSLAWLLVDSNVNVDRQSYDVGTPTKGVFLKIACVFLFFLLSSSELFSKENSVQKIYIHKLKLENGVPKYLESRFRNGIINSILKNFEGRYNIADDDSLAALLKQVELNQKLNCSDEICMKQIADAIDADELISGTIFQTNKGYKINLRSQKRDSVALTYTIKTSFDLEFPEYQIDYYSSEAGRKLIDPRYAINFAAAFPGAVEKIEFPSFKVQDDKTGEINVLNFKIEDQSAKSFIETIRPKLSKADDLVKEKLYEKSIPEYVDTLNALEQRLSDRSKTEMSDYLKNIRGKISNSYFLMYKDKFSSMDLSAGKGGEISFLKKLSEEYKDLRKEYTTKTPSSFRLSEFEKALDDRIEKLNFLIFGLQEKEGDRLYADFDFTGAILNYRSVRSELIKLKSGPESSALKARVERKILTSETTGRSYLQSKLSGLYQSLEKFFLAEALESDPDRKKNYIEKIGEGFKQILEILARSEFVSEEQIKYFNHFRTKAAPQVGKNLFDQETADLLLHEGIDKKSKTQVDTCIKLGANPNSIQSDSGKNAAQRLAETDTILISPDSLKILRNSIKTDASLDSDFFESVRQRKIDDINRFVLRGSDPNTKDYLDNTPLHKSAGFGYYEVSSFLLQIGAELNSKNGEGETPLHRAVLHGFYELCTLFLRSGADPNATRNDGMTPLHLAVQFPEITRLLLQRGSDLNLKNDEGWTPVHKAAESGDPESLKLLIQAGARVNEKDNIGWTPMDWAVQKNRYENPNIVKILKKAGAECQVNCVE
- a CDS encoding TlpA family protein disulfide reductase, which codes for MKTILWFLISLLSIGSLTAGPKDQNEIQNIPLYSLDLERKTLYQELNQIPEEDLVILNFTSSDCPPCKEEVPNLLEYSKKWNGSHPKRKLHLWIVFVGDDPSSVSKLANELGIKKQASLYFDSLQTSMRLLEFPGTPTTMVVQKKNVLFKEYGYTKENWSKMISVLENRR
- a CDS encoding helix-turn-helix domain-containing protein; this translates as MKTDLNKPKGIIKSFAGENWSLTRSAPSHGLSFFVEHYWSVRWDMRESGPKVQENLPHPSVHLVFEKENTKIFGVVSGRFSQRLEGEGRVFGIKFRPGAFYPFYKKSVSEITDTTIRIEEVFGIPTEPLEREVFELDSESDLVQFAENFLYERLPEQDETITWINDLTEKVSNDRSILKVEDMVKLSGVNKRSLQRIFNQYVGVGPKWVINRYRMFEILDRITKDTDWVELALELGYFDQAHFIKDFKRMVGKSPEEYSKSIPES